TGCCCATAGATTAAGGATAGGCCAGCTTAAAAAGGATGAGCTTCCCAGGATCTCTTTAGCAGCTGGAAATTTAAGGGAGGCAGAAATTTACCTTGATGACACAACGCCTATGAGTGTCATTGAGATGAGGGCAAAGGCAAGGAGGCTTAAGGCAAAAAATAATATTGGGCTTCTTATAATTGATTATTTGCAATTGATAGAGGGAAGAAAGGACCTAGAAAATAGGCAGCAAGAAATCTCAGAAATATCAAGGTCTCTTAAATCTCTGGCAAAGGAGCTAAATATTCCCATTGTTGCTTTATCCCAGCTATCCCGTGCAACAGAGGTTCAAAGGAGAAGGCCCCAGCTTTCTGACTTAAGGGAATCAGGGGCTATTGAGCAGGATGCGGATGTTGTTCTCTTTGTCTATCGGGAGGAATATTATAAACCCACAGAAGATAATGAGGGCATAGCAGAGATAATCATTGGAAAGCAAAGGAATGGACCAATAGGAACCGTAAAGCTTGCCTTTCTAAAACAATATGCAAAATTCGAAAATCTTTCAAGGATTAAAGAATGAAATGAAGGCATAAAGGCACAGAGTTTATTCATTATCTGCTTTGTGCCTTTGCTACTTTGTCCCTTTTAGAAAATGCTTTCCTATTTCTTTGAAGAGCTGGGAAGGGTTTTTATCCTTACAAAGAGCCTTTTTATTATTTTTATAAAATCCATCATTGAGCAGAGGTTTATAAGAATAAAGAGGCCATTTTTTACTCCCACAACCCACAGGATAATCTCTCACCTGGTTGATGTTGGTGTAAATACCCTCCCTATTTTATTCATTGTCTCTTCCTTTTTTGGGATGGTTCTTGGCTATCTTGGATACAATCAATTTAAAAGAATAGAAATGGAGGTTTATACAGGAGCCCTGGTTGGTGCTTCAATGCTCACAGAGGTAGGGCCTGTAATTGTTGCTGTTCTTGTGGCAGGAAGGATAGGTGCTAAAGCAGCCTCTACTATTTCTTCAATGAAGACAACCCAACAGATAGATGCTTTAGAGACACTAGCGGTCAACCCTTTGGAATACCTTGTCCTTCCAAGGCTTATTGCTACAGCTATTATGATGCCAATACTGGGAATATTTGCTGATATTATTGGAATAATTGGAGGATATATTGTGGGTGTTGTAATGTTCGATATAAAAAGCGGCCTTTACATTACAAAAATGATAGACTTCTTAAAGGTATCTGACCTTACCTCTGGCTTGATAAAGACAATATTCTTTGGCATAATAATAATTATTGTAAGCTGTTATAAGGGATTTAGGGCAAAAGAGGGTGCAATTGGTGTTGGAGAGGCAACAACATCGGCGGTTGTTGTATCCATTGCCACTGTTCTGGTCTTTGATTATTTTTTAACCGTAATTTTATTCTAATGATTAAAATAGAGGATATTTATAAAAGCTTTAGGAAGAATGAGGTATTAAAGGGTGTATCCCTTAATATAGAGGAAGGAAAAACATATGTTATCTTGGGAAGGTCTGGTTGCGGAAAGAGCGTTCTTTTAAAGATAATTACAGGCTTGATGAAACCAGACAAAGGAAGGATAATTATCTTTGGAAAAGACATAGCAAGTATTTCAGAGGATGAACTTATAAAGACAAGGCAGATGTTTGGCGTTGTATTTCAAGAATCTGCCCTTTTTGATTTTCTAAATGTCTTTGAGAATGTTGGATTTTTTCTTATTGAGCATACTAATTTAAATAAGAGCGATATAATGGCTAGGGTAAAAAATGCTCTCTCCCTGGTTGGTCTTTCAGGCATTGAAAACCTATATCCGGTAAGCCTTTCTGGAGGGATGAAAAAAAGGGTTGCCTTAGCAAGGGCTATAATTACGAATCCAAAGATAATTCTATATGATGAGCCAACCACAGGGCAAGACCCAATTACAGGCTCTGAAATAAGCCATCTTATCAAAGAGACCTCAAACAGGCTTAAGGTTACATCCATTGTGGTAACCCATGATCTAGCCCTTTCATATAATATTTCTGATAAAATTGCTATGCTCCATAATGGAAAAATAATTATTGAGGGAACACCAGATGAAATAAAACAAAGCAATAATCCTTATATTAGGCAATTTATCACCGGAGGGAAAGAGGGATGAAGGATGAACTAAAAATAGGCATATTTGTTGGAATTGGCCTTTTTATACTGGCTTTTCTAATAATTGCCATTGGTGATGTAAAACTGGGCCAAGGGGGATATACATTTACCATAAGGTTTAATTATATATCTGGGATTAGGGATGGTGCACCTGTAATGGTTTCTGGAATGGATGCAGGCTGCGTAAAGGGGCTTTATCTTAAGAATAATAAGGTGTATGTAAAGGTATGGGTAAAAAAGGATGTAGAAATTCCATCCGACTCAATGATTACTATAAATACACTAGGTCTTCTTGGAGAGAAATATGTTGAGATAACGCTTGGAAAAAGCAGATCAGTTGTAAAAAATGGCGATTTTCTTGTTGGTATTAACCCGGTAAATGTCTCTGAAATTCTTGAAAGGTCTGAGATTGTTGTCTATAAGATGGAGCGAACAGTAACCATCCTTGATAAGCTTATGGGAGAAAAGGAAATGCTTTTAAACCTGGAAAATTCCCTTAAGAACCTTGCTATAATTACAAAGGATTCCTCAGAGATTATCTCAAAAAATAAGAGAGAAATCATCGAAGCAATCAACAACATTTCCATTGCTTCAAAGGCTATTGCTGATATAACAAAGGAGAATAAGGAAAATATAAGGTCTTGTATTGTTGAATTAAAAGAAGCATCTTTATCTTTGCAAAAAACAGCAAAGTCTATAGACAGGGAGGCTTTATCAAACAGCATCAGCAATTTTAATAAAGCAACAGAAAGGTTTAATAAGATTGCAGGGGTGGTAAAGCCAGATGAATTAAAATCTGCAATAGCCTCATTTAATGAAGCGGCTGACAATTTAAATACAATTTTAAAGAAAAATGAAAAATCCATCTCAGAGGGTGCCTCTTCATTTAACAAGGCTATGACTGATTTGAGAAGGCTGATTGAAGAGGTAGAAAAAGGATCGGCAAGTATAACAGAAGCCTCAAAATCCCTTTCAAATACAGGAAAAAACCTGGAAGAGCTATCAGCTGACCTGAAAAAGAACCCCTGGAAGCTGTTTAAGAAACATTGAGCAAATTGCCTTTTTCTCCAATATTGGCGTATATAGCTGTATTTTTTGGAGGGTTTCTAGCAAACGAGCTAAACACATCTTGCTTGTTCTCATTTACCTAAACATATACGAGAAAAAGATTTGACAATACAAATTGGGTGTAAAGCAAATGGCTAATATTGACAAAGTATTTATTGTAATGATAAAATAATACATTATGGCTATTAAAAAGAGAAAAATTTCTGTTCTCAAGAATATTCGCCAAAACAAGAAGAGATATCTTTTAAATAAGGCTTGTAAGGCTGAGATAAAATCTTCTATTAAATCTATTAAGAAGGGAGAAAAAGAATCCTCCCTGGAAAAACTAAAACTTGCTTTTAAGAAGATTGACAAGGCAGTAAAAAAGGGGATTTTTCATAAGAATAAGGCAGCACGGCTAAAATCAAAGCTTTCTAAAAGAGTATCTGCAATTGTTTAAACTTAATCTTGATATATACGAAGGGTCAATAGAGGAGATGCTTGTTCTTGTAAAAAAGAGAAAGCTCTCTCCTTTGGAATTTGAAATGGCAAAAATAACATCTTCTTATCTTTCCTATCTTAAACTTCAAAGCGAGATTGAATTAGAAAAAACACCCCATTTTCTTGTTTTTTTAAGTGAGCTTCTTTTAATAAAATCTTATGTTCTTCTTCCAAGACCACAAGTAATTGAAGAAGGAGATAACAACCTCATTTGTTATTTTAAGGAATATGAAGGGTATAAAAAGGCTTCTTTTTGGATTGAAGAGAGGTTTAAAGAACAAGAGGCAAAAATTCCCATAAGCTTTAAGCAGAAGGATATAGAAGAAGAAATTACAGTCTCTATTTTTGACCTTTTCTCTTCATTAAAGGATATACTTTCCAAAAATAAAGAAAGCCCTGTTTATGAGCTTGTAATAGATGAGCCAAAAATAGAGGAGGCAATAGAGAGGATAAAGAAGATGTTCTTTAAGATAAAGAAAATAGAAATTGCAATGCTTTTTGATGTAGGAGACAGACTTTCGCTTATTGTAACATTCCTTGCAATCCTTGAGCTTATAAGATTAAGGTTTCTTAGGGCAATCCAATACAAGGCATTTTCATCCATATGGCTTATTAGAACAGAGGGGAGAGGATAGAGGACAGACAAGAGAAGAGAGGTATATGATACCATTCATCATTGCTATTCTTTTATTTATCCTTGACAGGATAACAAAGATTTTGGCTTTAAGAATTTCTCAAAAGATTACAATTTCTTCCTTCCTTGCCCTTTCTCCCACAGGAAATTATGGCCTCTCATTCGGGTTATTTTCAGGGTATCCTTCTCTTATATTCTGGCTTACCCTCATAATCTGCATCATCCTTGTTGCCTACTCTGTTTTTTTAAAAGAAAAACCTTTATTGTTTAAGATAGGAATTGGTCTGTTTATTGGTGGTGCTATTTCTAACCTTTTTGACAGAATTATTTATTCCTTTGTTGTCGACTTTATCTCAATTGGGATAGGAAATATTAGATGGCCAACATTTAACATTGCAGACCTTGGAATAGTTATTGGTGCGATATTGATTATATGTAAAAAAGCCATAAATGAGAAGGCTTCCCCTTTATAAA
The bacterium DNA segment above includes these coding regions:
- a CDS encoding ABC transporter permease — translated: MLSYFFEELGRVFILTKSLFIIFIKSIIEQRFIRIKRPFFTPTTHRIISHLVDVGVNTLPILFIVSSFFGMVLGYLGYNQFKRIEMEVYTGALVGASMLTEVGPVIVAVLVAGRIGAKAASTISSMKTTQQIDALETLAVNPLEYLVLPRLIATAIMMPILGIFADIIGIIGGYIVGVVMFDIKSGLYITKMIDFLKVSDLTSGLIKTIFFGIIIIIVSCYKGFRAKEGAIGVGEATTSAVVVSIATVLVFDYFLTVILF
- a CDS encoding ABC transporter ATP-binding protein — protein: MIKIEDIYKSFRKNEVLKGVSLNIEEGKTYVILGRSGCGKSVLLKIITGLMKPDKGRIIIFGKDIASISEDELIKTRQMFGVVFQESALFDFLNVFENVGFFLIEHTNLNKSDIMARVKNALSLVGLSGIENLYPVSLSGGMKKRVALARAIITNPKIILYDEPTTGQDPITGSEISHLIKETSNRLKVTSIVVTHDLALSYNISDKIAMLHNGKIIIEGTPDEIKQSNNPYIRQFITGGKEG
- a CDS encoding MlaD family protein, translating into MKDELKIGIFVGIGLFILAFLIIAIGDVKLGQGGYTFTIRFNYISGIRDGAPVMVSGMDAGCVKGLYLKNNKVYVKVWVKKDVEIPSDSMITINTLGLLGEKYVEITLGKSRSVVKNGDFLVGINPVNVSEILERSEIVVYKMERTVTILDKLMGEKEMLLNLENSLKNLAIITKDSSEIISKNKREIIEAINNISIASKAIADITKENKENIRSCIVELKEASLSLQKTAKSIDREALSNSISNFNKATERFNKIAGVVKPDELKSAIASFNEAADNLNTILKKNEKSISEGASSFNKAMTDLRRLIEEVEKGSASITEASKSLSNTGKNLEELSADLKKNPWKLFKKH
- the rpsT gene encoding 30S ribosomal protein S20 — its product is MAIKKRKISVLKNIRQNKKRYLLNKACKAEIKSSIKSIKKGEKESSLEKLKLAFKKIDKAVKKGIFHKNKAARLKSKLSKRVSAIV
- a CDS encoding segregation/condensation protein A codes for the protein MFKLNLDIYEGSIEEMLVLVKKRKLSPLEFEMAKITSSYLSYLKLQSEIELEKTPHFLVFLSELLLIKSYVLLPRPQVIEEGDNNLICYFKEYEGYKKASFWIEERFKEQEAKIPISFKQKDIEEEITVSIFDLFSSLKDILSKNKESPVYELVIDEPKIEEAIERIKKMFFKIKKIEIAMLFDVGDRLSLIVTFLAILELIRLRFLRAIQYKAFSSIWLIRTEGRG
- the lspA gene encoding signal peptidase II — protein: MIPFIIAILLFILDRITKILALRISQKITISSFLALSPTGNYGLSFGLFSGYPSLIFWLTLIICIILVAYSVFLKEKPLLFKIGIGLFIGGAISNLFDRIIYSFVVDFISIGIGNIRWPTFNIADLGIVIGAILIICKKAINEKASPL